The following DNA comes from Hahella chejuensis KCTC 2396.
AACCCCGCCGCCGCCATGGCGGACTCCGGCAGATTGGGAGATTTGACCACCTGAGCCAGCCCCCTTTCCGACATGTACTCCATGTCCACGTACAGAGAGCCCGACGCGGCGTCGCCATGGCGTTCGTGGGACAGCTCGATGGGAAGATTGGTCAAGGCGCGCCAGAGTCTGGGAGCGCTGTTCTTCCAGGCCAGCAGCTTTTCTCCACGCAGATGAATCATTGCCCCGGGAATGTTTTCGAAAAGAGGGGCGTGCGAGCCCTTGGTGTTGGGTGTGAACTGGAAGTTGTAACTCATGCGGCGGTATTGCGCATGATGCTTGGCGACAGTCCAGAAGTGCTTGATTTGCTTGGCCAGCCCTGGCGCAGATTGTTTTTGCGAGGCGTCTGAATCCCAGCGACTGAGTCGCTGTTTGAGCTGACGCAAGGCGAAACCGGACAGGGATTGACGTCGGGTGCGGTAAGCGTTGAGCGCCTGAGCGCCGCGCCAGGCGGTGGCCAGCGGACCGGGCTCATCGCAGTGCAGCAGACGCACTACGCCTTCGCCGACGGCGATGGGAATGGCGTCTTGCAACAGTTCCGGAGGCAGGCCGTAAGTGTGCATTTTGGCGGTTTGCTCCGCGCTGAGCGGATTCAGGTACAGTTTCGCCGTCGCTTTCAGCTCCTTTCCTGGTTTCTGCAACCAGTCATGCAGATCATCTATCTGCGTTTCCACCTTGAAAATCAGTCCCTGATCGCCGGTGAGGCGCGCAGCGGCGCCACTGGCGGGCTGGGATGAAGAGGGAAGCGCCTCGGCCCACTGCCTGATCCAGCTTTCTATCCAGTCAGGCAGATCAGTGTGGACTTCCTGCGCCTGCAAACGGCCGAACATCTGTTCACTGATGCTTAGCGTCACCGTCGGGCTGGGTCTGGCCGTAGTGGTCGCCGCTGGCTGTCGCATTGGCGATAAGGCTTGCGCCAGCTCAGGATCGACCCGCTCCTGCGTCGGCGCAAGCCAGTCATGTTGTTTCTGAATCGCCTCCGCGGCCCGAAGGGACAGCGCGGATATGGTCAGGAATGGATTGACGCCCAGGGCGGCCGGCAGGATGGAGCCATCCAGCACATATAACCCTTCATGCAAAGCGGGCGCGTCAACGCCATGGGCGCGGTTGTCAGCCTTGAAGACCTGACCGTAATGGTTGACGACGCCAGTGTCGGGACCATCGCCCATGGCGCAGCCGCCCAGCGGGTGTACGGTGATGACGCGGCCGCCGGGAAGTTGGCCGCTCATGACGGTAGAGGCGTCGTCCGGCAGCGTTTTCCAAAGAGGGTTGGGGAGGTATTGGCCGCCGTCGAAGCCTTCCTTTCTGTCCTGGCTGCGCAACAACGCGTCAGCAGCGGTCAGACAGGCGTTCTCCGCCGCTTTGGGCCATTCGACGCGGATGCGGGAATAGTCCGTGTCAGCCTGCTGGGCGGGGTTATCGCTGGCGCGCAGAGAAAGTCCGCCGATGGCGCCGTCGTCCCCCATAATCAGAAGGATTTGCGAATGCGCCATGGCGTCGCTGTGATGAGCCAGAGGGTCTTTGAACACGCCGTTTTGGCCTGCATTGAGAAACCAGGCGGGCAAGGTCATGTCGGTGAGACGGTTCAGTTGGGCGCCGGTCGTGGCGATTTCGCCGAAAAGGCGCGCCACGCCATAGGGCGCGGCGCCATCCTCCAGGGTCAGGCGCACTTCGGCGCCGGTGTTGGGATGGCGCGCCATAGGGCGGGATACGGCGGTGATGGTGGGGCCAACCCTGGGCTCCTCGCCGGCTTGCAAAGAGTCGTCAGACCTGCCTATCGCCATGACCGGGTTCGCCTGTCCATAACTCATGGCGAAGCCGTCGCCGTTGGTGGAGAAGCGTTTGCCCAGTCTGTCGGAAAGCCGCATGCGGCCGGACTCCTGAGACCGCAACAGAATTTCCGTGCTGCCCAGGGCGCCCGCCGCCAGGATGACGGTGGCGGCTTCAATCCAGAATACCTCGTCGGCCAGACTGTTCTTTTCCGTGGCGGTGCGTCGCACCCGAACCCGCCAACGCCGCCTGTTCGACCCGGTCGTATTGTCGTCTGCTGACGGAACGATGGGCTCCAGTGTGAGAACCGTGGCGCCGGTATAAAATCTGGCGCCGCGGGCTTTCGCCAGTGGAATGACGTTCATGGCCAGCGTATTCTTCGCGCCCTGATTGCATCCGGAAACGCAGTTGCCGCAGAGGTTGCAGCCCGGCTGCTCAACGCCGACGGCGTTAGCGCCAGGGCGTAAGCTGACAGTCAATGGCGCTGTTTCCACTGGCGCGCCAATCGCCCTGGCGAGCCTGGTCAGCGCCTGAAACTTGGGGAGACGGCGTAGCCTGTCGCGGGTGGTTTGATCCTGATTGCGGACTCCCAACAAGTGACGCACTTTCTGAAAATGCGGTCGCAGCAGTCCTGGATGCTCCCGAAACTCACGAGGCCAGGCGGCCTGGGCCAAGGTTTCTGAATCCGGCTCCAGGGCCACATTGGCGTTAATCAACGATCCGCCGCCAAGCCCGCAGCCCAACAAAACATCCACTTCTTTACCAATGCGAAAATCATAGAGCGCGTCGGCGTAGCCAATAGGGCGGTTGGAGCCGGATTTCAGTAATTGCATGTGGCCGGGAATATCGCCCAGCGCTTCCGGGAAATCGCCAGGGCGGTATTCTTTGCCTCGTTCCAACACCGTCACTGACGCGCCGCTGGCCCTGGATTTGGAGGACTTGCCGCCCGCCAGTCGCATGGCGGCGATGGAGCCGCCATAGCCGGAGCCGATAATCAATACGTCGGTGTCGTGGACCCGCGTTTCGGGGAGCGCATCTTTAATTAAAGTTTCAAACGGTTCGGAAAGATGAAAGTGCATGGCCGGAACTCCTTCCCTAGCAAAGGACTTGTTATGAGGTTGATGTCCGTTCGGCGACGTTTGGACTGCGTTGTCCGGGCGCAGGGGAGCGCCGGACTTCGCCGCTCTGGTTCCAGGGTGGTGGGCTATGTCAACGCGTGGGTCGCATTGCATTGACCGACAATATGTTGACCGACAAGAGGATGGCGTTCGGCTTATCAGTCGATCGGGTCATTATTGTTAGAGGACTGCTTGAATCAGGATAACAATGAAAATTTGTTTTGGTTAATTTTTGAACAAAATACAGGTTGAATACGCAGAAAGGAATAAACGAGGGGCCTAAACCTAGGTTTACTTGCAATCGACGAAAATTCTGCTGTTAAACTGAAATTGAGTCGGCGTGCGGTAATCAAACTCATCTAAGATTAAAAGAGAGCGTGGCGTGACGCTCATCCACCGATGAGGCGCGTTCTCAGCCCAGCCCGGAGAGCAAGGTGAGACAAGAGCATAAAGCTAAGGATTCCAGTCGCTTAGGGACGGCGCCGGAGGAGTTTGAGCGCGCCCATCTGATCGAATCCGTCAAAATCCGCTGCCAACAAACGCTTCCTGCAGTGCAGGGCGTGTTTCTCATCATGGCGATCTTTCTATTCATGTTATGGGATCAGGCGCCCTTGTCGCGCATCCTGCTCTGGGTCGGCCCCGTTGCGGCGGCGCAATTGCTGCGTCTGCAGATCAGCCGCCAGATTATGCGTCAGCTGGACAGCATGATCTTTCAGGAAATTCTGCGCAGCGACAGGCGCTTGTTGCGCAGCAGTCTTATCAACCAGGCCCTGGTCGGTACGGGCATCTGGACTGTCGGCGCGGTGGAGACGGATAATGTCGCTTTTTTCATGACCCTGGCTATCAGCCTGTACGGGGTGGGGGCCATGGTGAATCTGGCGTCCGATTACCGTTCCTTTTTGTTGTCCATTCCCCTGTTGATGGGGCAGCCGATTTTGTACTGGTCCCTGCAAGGAGTGGATGAACTGCGCATCGCCGCGCCTCTGGCGACCCTGACTCTGTTGATGATCAGCTCCGTGCGCCGCAGCAGCCGCACCTTTGCGGAAAGCGTCGCGATGCGTTTTGAAAAAAACGCGTTGCTGAACAAAGTCGAGGCGGAGCGCAAAAAAGCCGAGGAAGCGTTAGCGGTGGCGCAGGAGGCGAATAAAGCCAAAACCTACTTCATGGCCGCCGCCAGTCACGACCTGCGCCAGCCCTTGTACGCGGTGTCACTGTTGACGGATACGCTGTCTTACCAGCCCTTGGGCGAGACGGCGCAGGAAATCGTCAGCAAACAACGGCAGGCCATTGAAGTATTGCGCACGCTGTTCAACAACCTGCTGGATTTGTCGCGCTTCGAAGCCGGCAAGTTTCAACCCAATATGAAGGCGTTGTCGCTGGATGAAGTCATGCGGCCTCTGGAGGCGGAGTTCCAGCCACTATGTCAGGCTAAAGGTCTGACATGGCGATGCAGTTATACGCGGGTCAGTCTTTATTCGGACCTGGAGCTGCTGAGTCGTTTACTCAATAACCTGATTTCCAATGCAATCCGTTACACCCATAAAGGCGAAGTCAGCGTGGAGGCGACGGTGGAAGGGCGTCAAGTGGCGTTCACCATCAGCGACACGGGGCCGGGCATTGAGCGTGACGACCAGGTGCGTATTTTTGAAGACTTTGTGCAACTCAATAATCCCAGCCGCAACCGGGACAAGGGCATCGGCATGGGGCTGGCCATAGTGCGCCGCATCAATGAACTCCTTGATGCGGGGCTGACCGTACAGTCTTCGCCGGGCAAGGGCTCGCGCTTTTCTTTTTACGCGCCCCTGGCGGAATATGCCTGTCTTGCCCCCAGTCTTCGCGATATGGAAGCCCCGGATAACGCCTTCATTGATCTCAATGTCTGGTTGGTGGAGGATGATCCGTTAGTGAGGTCGGCGCTCTCTTTTCAATTCGACGCCTGGGGGTGCCGCTACGAAATCGTCGCCAACAAAGATGAACTGCTGGCGCTGCGCCATCGCAGCCAGGGCTGGCCGGACGCGCTGATACTCGACGATATGCTGGACAAAGGCGAAGATGGACTGGATATCGCCGACAGTCTGTCCCGGCAAATGCCCAAGGAAAAGATGCTGCTGGTATCCGGCAATGTGCAGCCTGAGCGAGTAAGAGAGCTGCAGGAGAGTGGGTTCAGCTTTCTCACCAAACCCATCTCTTCGCACCAGCTGCAAACCTGGATAGAGTCTGTGGCGCACCACTAGCGACGGTGGATACGTTTCAGATCACGCCCAGCTGCCGCGCCTTCAGAATCGCCTGCGCGCGATTACGCACCCCTAATGCCCTGAAAATAGTGTTCATATGGGTTTTCACCGTGCCTTCCGCCATATCCAGGCGCGCGGCGATTACCTTATTGGGCATGCCTTCCAGCAAATAGTGAAACACCTGCTCCTGACGGGGAGAGAAGTACGGACGGGTCTCCACTGCAGTATTGCCGATGGCCACGGTTCCGGCCGCGGGCTCAAAACCCAGCATGCGGATGGCGTGAGGCGGGATGTAGCAACTACCGGCGAGCACGACTTTGACTGCGCTCACCACCACCTCCACAGGCGAGTTCTTCGGCACATAGCCGCGTACGCCATACTCGAACGCCTTGGCGATGGTGTCGGTGGAGTCGTCGCCGGAGAAGATAATGATGGGAATGTCGGGATAGGCCTCCCGCATGGTCATCATGGCGTGAATGCCCTCGGCGTCAGACAGGTGCAGATCAAGCAACACCAGGCTGAAATCCGCGTCGTTGGCCAGTTTTTCCTTGGCTTCCGCCAGCGTGTTGGCCTTGTCGATCCAGTTACACAGCTTCAACGCCAGCAATGAGGTGGAGAGTGCGTCGATCACAATAGGATGGTCATCGACCAGAAGGGCGCGAACGTCAGCGCAATGAGTGCTTTCCATGTTTTTCCCCTTGGCGAAATCGCGTATACGCCTTGATTTCCAGTGTAGTAATGCTGGCCCAGCGCAACAATAAAATCGATATTTCTTTGGCCCTAAACTTTGGTTTAGGCGGGACTGTGGATAGGCGGAAGAGGGCGGGAGGCGTATAAATGACAGTGAGACAGGAGATACGACGGGTGGGGACTGACAGTCATCTCTCTGAGAAGAAGCACGGGCGCGAAGGTTATCCTCCGCGCCCGTTTTTTTGGCTTCCTCGTCTCAATCTCTCGATGAGTGCGAGTTGCGTCGAGCCTCTCTGCACAGGGCTGTTTAGAACAGCACGCGGCAGCGAATAGTGCCTTTGACGGACTTGAGTTTTTGCAGGGCCAGATCGCTGTAATCTTTGTTCACGTCCACGACCACATAACCGACTTTGTCGTTGGTCTGCAGATACTGGCCGCAGATGTTGATGCCGTTGTCGGAGAACACGCTGTTGATCTCGGACAGTACGCCCGGCACGTTTTCGTGAATGTGCAGCAGACGGTGGTTCTGCGGGTGTGACGGCAGGGAAACTTCGGGGAAGTTCACGGAGGTCACGGTGGCGCCGGTGTCGCTGTATCTGGCCAGCTTTTCGCCGACTTCGCGACCGATGTTTTCCTGGGCTTCCATGGTGCTGCCGCCGACATGTGGCGTCAGAATGACGTTGTCGAATTCACGCAGGGGAGAAACGAACTCTTCGTCATTGGAGCGAGGCTCCACCGGGAATACGTCGATGGCGGCGCCGAGCAGCTTCTTGGCGCGCAACGCGTCCGCCAGGGCGTCGATATCCACGACAGTGCCGCGGGAAGCGTTGATGAAGATGCTCTTGTCCTTCATCGCTTCGAATTCCGCAGCGCCCATCATATCTTTGGTGCTTGGAGTTTCCGGCACGTGCAGGGTGACGATATCGCTGATGGCCAGTAAATCTTTCAGGCTGTCCATCTGTGTGGCGTTGCCCAGGGGCAGCTTGGTGGAAACGTCGTAGAAGTAGACTTTCATCCCCATGGCTTCCGCCATGACGCTCAACTGCGCGCCGATGCTGCCGTAACCGACGATGCCCAGGTTCTTGCCGCGAATTTCAAAGCTGTCTTTCGCGTGCTTCAACCAGCCGCCGCGGTGCGCCGAAGCGTTTTTCTCGGGAATGCCGCGCAACAGCAGAATGGCTTCCGCCAGCACCAGTTCGGCGACGGAGCGGGTGTTGGAGTAGGGGGCGTTGAAGACGGCGACGCCTTTCGCCAGCGCTGCGTCAAGGTCGACCTGGTTGGTTCCGATACAGAAACAGCCGATCGCAATCAGCTTTTTCGCTTCTTCCAGCACGCTTTCAGTGAGCTGGGTGCGGGAGCGTATTCCGATGAAGTGAGCGTCAGCGATGCGTTCTTTCAGTTCCTGTTCGGGCAGGGAGCCCTTGTGATACTCGATATTGGTGTAGCCAGCCGCTTGCAGGGTGTCTATCGCAGACTGGTGCACACCTTCGAGAAGAAGGAACTTGATCTTGCTCTTGTCTAAGGACGTCTGTGTCATATCGGTTCGGACCTTTTGTGTAATCGCACTTATTTCCGCCGCTAAGTTCTTAAACAGAAAGGCTTCCCGGGCCGCCTCCATCGTTATTCTGTTTTTCAGGCTGGGAACGGCGCCGACAAACTCCGCCACTGGCGCTTAGCATTTTGGGCTCTGCTGTTGGTGACCAAACCCCGGATTCAGACATAAATCGCATCAGGGATCTACAGCGCAGGGCGCGTATGATACCATAATCGCCGCTTTTTGAACTCGCATATTCATATAAATCGCCGGTTGACCGATGTCTCTCCACGCCATGTGGAAAAAGGCTGCGCGCGCAGTGGCGACGCGGTTTTCCGGACGCTGATTACAAGGTGTTGTTGAGAAATTCTATGAGTAAGGTTGCGGCGGAACAGATCGTTGAGAGGCTTAAGGCCATTGTCGTCTCCGGCAAAGTGTTGACGGACGCGGATTCATTACAGGCGTACGGCAAGGACTGGACCAAGAAATACGAGCCCGATCCCGTGGCTGTCGTACTGCCCAAAACCACGGAAGAAGTGCAGGCGATCGTGCTGGCGGCCAATGAGATGGGCTTCGCCCTGGTGCCTTCCGGCGGCCGCACTGGTCTGAGCGCTGGCGCTGTAGCGGCCTCCGGCGAGGTGGTGGTGGCGTTTGACGCCATGAACAGGATCAGCGACTTCAACCCCGCCGACCGCACGTTAGTGTGTCAGGCCGGAGTGATTACCGAGCAACTGCAGAACTTCGCCGAGGAGCAGGGGCTGTTCTATCCGGTGGACTTCGCCTCCGCGGGCTCCAGTCAGATCGGCGGCAACCTGTCCACCAACGCTGGCGGCATCAAGGTGATCCGCTGGGGCATGAGTCGCGACTGGGTGGCGGGCCTGAAAGTGGTCACCGGCAAGGGCGATATTCTCGAACTCAACAAAGGCCTGGCCAAGAACAACACCGGCTATGATCTGCGTCACCTGTTTATTGGCGCCGAGGGCACTCTGGGCTTCATCACCGAAGCCACCATGAAGCTGACCCGTCAGCCTAAAAACCTCACGGTGCTGGTGCTCGGCCTGAGCCATTTCAATCACGTGATGGATGTATTGCAGGCGTTCTCCCGCCGCATCGACCTCACTGCATTCGAATTTTTCTCCGACAAAGCCCTGCGCCATGTGCTGGCCAATGGCGATGTGACGGCGCCCTTCGAAGGCGAAGCGCCGTTTTACGCGTTGCTGGAGTTTGAGTCGCTGACGGAAGAAACTCTGGAAGAGGCCATGGGCGTATTCGAAGAGTGTATGGAGAACGGCTGGGTAGTGGATGGCGTCATCAGCCAGAGCGAAACCCAGGCTAAGAATCTGTGGCGTCTGCGCGAGGATATTTCCGAAACCATTTCCAAGTTCACGCCTTATAAGAACGATATCTCGGTCGTTCCCAGCAAGGTGCCTGCATTCCTGACTGAAATCGACGAAATTGTCGCCAGTCGTTATCCGGATTTCGAGATCATCTGGTTCGGCCACATCGGCGACGGCAACCTGCACTTGAATATTCTGAAGCCGGAAGGACTGGCCAAGGAAGAGTTCTTCGCCAAGTGTGAAGAAGTGAACACCCAGGTGTTTGAAACCGTGCAGCGTCATCAAGGCAGTGTTTCCGCTGAGCATGGCGTAGGCTTGCTGAAAAAAGACTATCTGCAATACACCCGCGCTCCGGAAGAAATCGCTTATCTGAAAGCGATCAAGGTAGCGTTTGATCCCAATAATGTGATGAATCCCGGCAAAGTGCTGGATATATAAGCGGAAAAACGGCAGCGGGAAAACGACGAGGTTCCTATGGTCAAGGCGCGTTTTATTGGCGGCGGCGATTTTGAGAGTCAGATTGGTAAAGTGGTGTGCGTAG
Coding sequences within:
- a CDS encoding hybrid sensor histidine kinase/response regulator: MRQEHKAKDSSRLGTAPEEFERAHLIESVKIRCQQTLPAVQGVFLIMAIFLFMLWDQAPLSRILLWVGPVAAAQLLRLQISRQIMRQLDSMIFQEILRSDRRLLRSSLINQALVGTGIWTVGAVETDNVAFFMTLAISLYGVGAMVNLASDYRSFLLSIPLLMGQPILYWSLQGVDELRIAAPLATLTLLMISSVRRSSRTFAESVAMRFEKNALLNKVEAERKKAEEALAVAQEANKAKTYFMAAASHDLRQPLYAVSLLTDTLSYQPLGETAQEIVSKQRQAIEVLRTLFNNLLDLSRFEAGKFQPNMKALSLDEVMRPLEAEFQPLCQAKGLTWRCSYTRVSLYSDLELLSRLLNNLISNAIRYTHKGEVSVEATVEGRQVAFTISDTGPGIERDDQVRIFEDFVQLNNPSRNRDKGIGMGLAIVRRINELLDAGLTVQSSPGKGSRFSFYAPLAEYACLAPSLRDMEAPDNAFIDLNVWLVEDDPLVRSALSFQFDAWGCRYEIVANKDELLALRHRSQGWPDALILDDMLDKGEDGLDIADSLSRQMPKEKMLLVSGNVQPERVRELQESGFSFLTKPISSHQLQTWIESVAHH
- a CDS encoding response regulator, with translation MESTHCADVRALLVDDHPIVIDALSTSLLALKLCNWIDKANTLAEAKEKLANDADFSLVLLDLHLSDAEGIHAMMTMREAYPDIPIIIFSGDDSTDTIAKAFEYGVRGYVPKNSPVEVVVSAVKVVLAGSCYIPPHAIRMLGFEPAAGTVAIGNTAVETRPYFSPRQEQVFHYLLEGMPNKVIAARLDMAEGTVKTHMNTIFRALGVRNRAQAILKARQLGVI
- the serA gene encoding phosphoglycerate dehydrogenase → MTQTSLDKSKIKFLLLEGVHQSAIDTLQAAGYTNIEYHKGSLPEQELKERIADAHFIGIRSRTQLTESVLEEAKKLIAIGCFCIGTNQVDLDAALAKGVAVFNAPYSNTRSVAELVLAEAILLLRGIPEKNASAHRGGWLKHAKDSFEIRGKNLGIVGYGSIGAQLSVMAEAMGMKVYFYDVSTKLPLGNATQMDSLKDLLAISDIVTLHVPETPSTKDMMGAAEFEAMKDKSIFINASRGTVVDIDALADALRAKKLLGAAIDVFPVEPRSNDEEFVSPLREFDNVILTPHVGGSTMEAQENIGREVGEKLARYSDTGATVTSVNFPEVSLPSHPQNHRLLHIHENVPGVLSEINSVFSDNGINICGQYLQTNDKVGYVVVDVNKDYSDLALQKLKSVKGTIRCRVLF
- a CDS encoding FAD-binding oxidoreductase codes for the protein MSKVAAEQIVERLKAIVVSGKVLTDADSLQAYGKDWTKKYEPDPVAVVLPKTTEEVQAIVLAANEMGFALVPSGGRTGLSAGAVAASGEVVVAFDAMNRISDFNPADRTLVCQAGVITEQLQNFAEEQGLFYPVDFASAGSSQIGGNLSTNAGGIKVIRWGMSRDWVAGLKVVTGKGDILELNKGLAKNNTGYDLRHLFIGAEGTLGFITEATMKLTRQPKNLTVLVLGLSHFNHVMDVLQAFSRRIDLTAFEFFSDKALRHVLANGDVTAPFEGEAPFYALLEFESLTEETLEEAMGVFEECMENGWVVDGVISQSETQAKNLWRLREDISETISKFTPYKNDISVVPSKVPAFLTEIDEIVASRYPDFEIIWFGHIGDGNLHLNILKPEGLAKEEFFAKCEEVNTQVFETVQRHQGSVSAEHGVGLLKKDYLQYTRAPEEIAYLKAIKVAFDPNNVMNPGKVLDI